A genomic region of Magnolia sinica isolate HGM2019 chromosome 6, MsV1, whole genome shotgun sequence contains the following coding sequences:
- the LOC131249967 gene encoding plant UBX domain-containing protein 7-like, translating into MDTQGKKEKEISVSKSEAMSENDTSHVDDQFSKMEPESDVDDQESEIESESGFESDWYPFADSSPPSSPASSPPSHSRIYNSLQNSNSVQEMQSFNVWEHSINESHLSMLYRPPYEILHEGDFYQSLIDASIENKWLIVNIQSKSEFNSHVLNRDIWSNETVFYTIRENFIFWQVYNDTTDGEKVKAFYHLDSIPAVLLLDPITGQKMRFWCGAIKTESFLEDLIQFMDERPKEALISNKRNKLSEAEVSKNEEETVLNKNDTEFNNEEETGLNKKEDNNEEETLLNKKEDRVYPHLAEEPKTSEGNVCRIALRFPDGRRLKRNFLLTDSIKLLWSFCNSQLKESEPQQTFKLMVAIPGESRILDYDREQNFRESGISNSIISVFWE; encoded by the coding sequence AAATCAGAAGCGATGAGTGAAAACGATACCTCACATGTGGATGATCAGTTCAGCAAGATGGAGCCTGAATCAGATGTGGATGATCAAGAGAGCGAGATCGAGTCTGAATCTGGTTTCGAGTCCGACTGGTATCCTTTTGCTGACTCCTCCCCTCCATCCTCTCCTGCGTCCTCTCCTCCTTCACATTCAAGAATATATAACAGCTTACAGAATTCGAACTCTGTACAGGAGATGCAATCTTTCAACGTCTGGGAGCATTCTATCAATGAAAGTCATCTTTCTATGTTGTATCGACCTCCATATGAGATACTTCATGAAGGAGATTTCTATCAATCTTTGATTGATGCTTCTATTGAGAATAAGTGGTTAATCGTAAATATACAATCCAAGAGTGAATTTAATTCACACGTGCTGAACCGTGATATATGGTCTAACGAAACAGTGTTTTATACTATTAGAGAGAATTTCATTTTTTGGCAGGTATATAATGACACGACAGATGGAGAAAAGGTAAAAGCTTTTTACCATTTAGATTCCATCCCAGCTGTTCTTCTTCTAGACCCTATTACTGgtcaaaaaatgagattttggtgTGGTGCTATCAAAACCGAGAGTTTTTTAGAGGATCTCATTCAATTCATGGATGAAAGACCTAAGGAAgcacttatttcaaataagagaaACAAATTATCTGAAGCTGAAGtctccaaaaatgaggaagagacAGTTTTGAACAAGAATGATACTGAATTCAACAATGAGGAAGAGACAGGTTTGAACAAGAAAGAAGACAACAATGAGGAAGAGACTCTTTTGAACAAGAAAGAAGACCGGGTGTATCCACATCTGGCAGAAGAACCAAAAACCTCAGAGGGAAATGTTTGTAGAATTGCACTACGTTTTCCAGATGGACGAAGGTtaaaaagaaattttcttttgaCAGATAGTATAAAGTTGTTATGGTCATTCTGCAATTCTCAACTAAAAGAATCAGAACCGCAGCAGACATTTAAGCTGATGGTAGCAATTCCAGGGGAATCAAGGATTCTGGATTATGACAGAGAGCAGAACTTCAGAGAATCAGGGATCTCGAATTCTATAATTTCAGTTTTTTGGGAATAA